One genomic region from Salvia hispanica cultivar TCC Black 2014 chromosome 2, UniMelb_Shisp_WGS_1.0, whole genome shotgun sequence encodes:
- the LOC125205799 gene encoding protein CNGC15b-like, which yields MRSSGAKSLRFQDDIETGPSKYNGEMQCSKKKLSRVFSEDYQIVQKKIFDPRGTFLSAWNKYFLISCLISLFVDPLFFYLPNVEEEACMKASIPLEIALTLTRCILDASYVIHIFVRFRTAYTAPSSRIFGRGELVIDSSKIASRYLRKDFWFDLLAALPLPQLLIWVVIPFLRGSNVIGAKHGLRVTIIVQFVLRLYLVFPLSSKIITTAGVVVEAAWAGAAFNLMLFMLASHVIGSLWYLLSIERQEMCWKSVCDAQPKCHYLYFDCKTAGDPERRWWFASSNITVMCGAGTEFYDFGIYGDALLHRVAKSSFLNKYSYCFWWGLRNLSSLGQNLLTTSYIGEINFAIAIAILGLVLFALLIGNMQAYLQSSTARLEEWRVRRIDTEKWMHHRQLPHEMKQRVRSYDLYRWVTTRGVDEEAILKGLPPDLRRDIKHHLCLDLVRRVALFEEVDELSLDAICERLKPILCTPGTCLVREGDPVVEMLFILRGRLDSYTTNGGRTGFFNSCQLGSGEFCGEELLSWGLCRRPNVLLPTSTRTVRAMTEVEAFALGADDVKFVTSQFRKLHNKQLKHKFRFHSQQWRTWGACFIQAAWFRYKRRKEVAALKARESSLQPEFAVYASSVRSLRNASQMEIITALMDKPADPDFSNDDTQTQT from the exons ATGCGCAGCTCGGGCGCGAAATCTCTAAG ATTTCAGGATGACATTGAAACCGGGCCCAGCAAGTACAATGGCGAGATGCAATGCAGCAAGAAGAAACTTTCGAGAGTATTCTCCGAGGACTACCAAATAGTGCAAAAGAAGATATTTGATCCGCGAGGAACTTTTCTAAGCGCATGGAATAAATATTTCCTAATCTCATGTCTCATATCCCTGTTTGTGGACCCTCTCTTCTTCTACTTGCCCAATGTCGAGGAAGAAGCCTGCATGAAAGCATCCATCCCCCTCGAGATAGCCCTCACACTCACTCGTTGCATCCTCGATGCATCTTATGTCATTCACATTTTTGTCCGGTTTAGAACGGCCTACACTGCCCCTTCCTCTCGCATATTTGGGAGGGGTGAGCTGGTTATCGACTCCTCAAAGATCGCTTCAAGATATCTTCGTAAAGACTTTTGGTTTGATTTACTAGCCGCTCTGCCTCTTCCACAG TTATTGATATGGGTTGTGATCCCATTCCTGAGAGGCTCAAATGTGATCGGTGCAAAACATGGGCTCCGTGTGACGATCATAGTTCAGTTTGTGTTGAGGCTATATCTTGTTTTCCCGCTGTCGTCTAAGATCATCACGACTGCTGGTGTGGTGGTGGAAGCAGCTTGGGCGGGTGCAGCTTTCAATCTCATGCTCTTTATGCTGGCAAGCCAT GTGATTGGTTCCCTTTGGTACCTGTTGTCGATCGAGAGGCAAGAAATGTGTTGGAAGAGCGTCTGCGATGCTCAGCCCAAGTGTCACTACTTGTATTTCGACTGCAAAACAGCCGGTGATCCTGAGAGAAGATGGTGGTTTGCATCCAGCAATATTACTGTAATGTGCGGTGCAGGCACcgaattttatgattttgggatCTATGGCGACGCGCTGCTTCATCGAGTTGCCAAGTCGAGCTTCCTtaacaaatactcctactGTTTTTGGTGGGGACTAAGAAATCTAAG CTCTCTTGGACAGAATCTACTTACAACTAGTTATATAGGAGAGATAAATTTTGCCATAGCCATTGCCATTCTTGGATTGGTGCTCTTTGCATTGCTCATAGGCAATATGCAA GCATACCTCCAATCTTCAACTGCGCGGTTGGAAGAGTGGAGGGTTAGACGGATCGACACTGAGAAATGGATGCATCATAGGCAACTCCCGCACGAGATGAAGCAGAGGGTGCGCAGTTATGATCTGTATAGATGGGTTACAACCCGAGGTGTCGATGAGGAAGCTATTCTCAAAGGTCTGCCCCCTGATCTCCGCCGTGACATCAAACACCATCTCTGCCTCGACCTCGTTCGCAGA GTTGCCCTGTTCGAGGAGGTGGACGAGCTGAGCCTGGATGCGATATGCGAGAGGCTCAAGCCCATCCTGTGCACCCCAGGGACCTGCCTGGTCCGGGAGGGGGACCCTGTTGTGGAAATGCTCTTCATCCTCCGTGGGCGCCTTGACTCCTACACGACCAACGGGGGCAGGACCGGCTTTTTTAACTCTTGTCAATTAGGATCGGGAGAGTTTTGCGGGGAGGAGCTGCTGAGCTGGGGTCTGTGCAGGCGGCCGAACGTCCTCCTCCCAACGTCGACGCGAACGGTGAGGGCCATGACGGAGGTGGAGGCGTTCGCGCTGGGGGCGGACGATGTGAAGTTCGTGACGTCTCAGTTCAGGAAGCTGCACAACAAGCAGTTGAAGCATAAGTTTAGATTCCACTCGCAGCAGTGGAGGACGTGGGGCGCGTGCTTCATCCAGGCGGCCTGGTTTAGGTATAAGAGGAGGAAGGAGGTCGCGGCGCTCAAGGCCAGGGAGAGCTCGTTGCAGCCCGAATTCGCGGTTTATGCTTCATCCGTTCGGAGCTTGAGGAATGCCTCGCAGATGGAGATCATTACTGCCTTGATGGACAAGCCTGCTGACCCTGATTTTTCCAATGATGATACTCAAACACAAACTTAG